The genomic DNA GCTTTGTAAGCGTTGCATTGAATTTTTAAATTTTAAGATTAAATCTAGTGATGACATTTTATATTTTTTTGAATATAGAGATGAATATAAAAAAATGGTTCTTTCGTATAAGAAAGATGGACAAAAAGCACTTGGTCGATTTTTTGCAAATGGAATTTTAAAATTTTTAGTTGACATTGATTTTGATATGGTGGTTAGTGTTCCTTGCAGTATGAAGAGAAAACTTTTTTATGGATTTGATCACATGGAATATATTGGAAATTTATTAGCTAAGAATGGAATAAATTATGTTAATATCTTAAAACGAGGATGGAGTAAGAGTCAGAAGCTTTTGCGTGGGAGATTAAGGCTTAATAATTTAGAGAATAAAATTAAATTGAGGTTGAAAAATAAGGATATTAAGTGTAAAAGAATAGTGCTCATTGATGACATTGTTACAACGGGAACATCTATGTCTTTTTGTGAAGATATTTTAATAAAAAATGGAGCTTGTAGAGTGGTAAAGTTATCAATTTCTAAAGTTTTTTAGTTTGAAAGCTTTAGTGTTGACATTTATTGTCATTAATGTTAGTTTGGTATTGGATGAGTTATTTTATTTAATAAGGTTCTTTTAAAGAGAACCTTATTATTTTTAGGGATGTGATTGAATAAAAGTTTTGAAGAGAATGAAATTTACAATTTAATAAAGAATCTAACAGATCGATTAGGGATTGAAATTTTAGAAATTAATACTTTTAGGAAAAGAGATCAAGGTAGGATACAGATAGTTCTTTATAGGCGAGATGATTTTGGAGTTGATAAGCTTTGTGATTTACATAAAATGATTTTATTGAGCTTAGAATCGGTTCTTAAATATAATTTTAGCTTAGAAATTTCTACGCCTGGAGTAAATAGAAAATTTAAGAGTAAGAGGGAGTTTAAAATTTTTGAGGGTAAAAAGATTAAGTTGATGCTAGATAA from Borrelia turcica IST7 includes the following:
- a CDS encoding ComF family protein, yielding MAYGMGVFKSIFLPFCSCCHRNYVYSNALCKRCIEFLNFKIKSSDDILYFFEYRDEYKKMVLSYKKDGQKALGRFFANGILKFLVDIDFDMVVSVPCSMKRKLFYGFDHMEYIGNLLAKNGINYVNILKRGWSKSQKLLRGRLRLNNLENKIKLRLKNKDIKCKRIVLIDDIVTTGTSMSFCEDILIKNGACRVVKLSISKVF
- the rimP gene encoding ribosome maturation factor RimP; this translates as MNKSFEENEIYNLIKNLTDRLGIEILEINTFRKRDQGRIQIVLYRRDDFGVDKLCDLHKMILLSLESVLKYNFSLEISTPGVNRKFKSKREFKIFEGKKIKLMLDNDFEEGLILKAEEDGFVFKGNEEIKVLYSDVKKARLL